ctacccgtatccgtcgccggaataggatacgaggtattaccagattttactgaataaattttttttaactcaatataacccgtTTATAAATATCTACTcttccctaaaattttaaaaccgagactaatccaacacaaccaatccatttcaaaatattttcaagatagatttaccgtattcataagataatcttatcacataccaaaaccaaaatttgttagccatattaatggctaaccatacattcattccacattaacatctactttactagcttatacatgccattgatttccaaaataaaatttctttatgtaccgagatcttgaggttgatagtgtgatgtgtctctgaccaaatccgacctccgagctatTAACTTTACaaacaggggaaaaagaaacagggtaagcactttgtgcttagtaagctcatgtaacaggAATTATatttacctaaatttttttatacaatgcaataaacattcatacatccattcaatacattattcccctatcatgcacaaactcaacattcaaattagtccaataatttccatgtatcaataatttataccatgattgatgagctcatcaataccatgatttccatttccttattatttttccatatttaccccgttgaactacttggaatttcgatggattttcagaggtacactttagtgtacaatttcaggtccgtcaattcatattcatgtgcgcacatttccatttcagagagcacactcccgcgaacctcatccttacagcgggattaccagtccaggctaaatcccctgtaatataaactcacaGAGTactgtcgagattaccagtccaggctaaatcccttgcaatgacaattactctaatgagcttggatctgaattaccagtccaggctaaattcagaccctaatttggattacccgtccgggctaaatccattttccacatattcttcgggagggctatatcaggataggatcacccgttcgggctagatcatttttaccgtcaattccttttcagagatccatcgaattttccttccattcaaccgggatttattttctcttttcatcaagaatatcaatacttcatcaattatcatacaataaacatccaactcattttcacatcaataacaaacattttaagcatttaagaatataattcaagttacacgaacttaccttgatacttgttcgtaaacaaaaaaatatatctaatcctgaactttttcttttcctcgatctagcttcgtatttgaactttctggatctaaataaataaatttaatcattaatctaatacatttcatgttcatgtgtaagattctctataattccattattatttatagtgcattcaaagctgtcttactgcgtcacagtcactaaattatttatatattgagctacagaactcaaaattaagataccttaattttccctgaagctagacttgcatatcttcttaccataaaaatttcagaattttttgtgtAGCCaaaaagtacagtttattctttaaagtttcccctgtttcattgtttgacagttccaacccctctttactaaaaattaattatctcattgtacagaattcggatgatgtttccacttgtttcttctgaaaatagactcattaaggattctaaccatataaattataactcataatcatttttgtacaatttttaatgattttccaaagtcagaaaaggggaacccaaattcattctgaccttgtatcacaaaatctattatatctcatgatttacaattccattgattaaaccatttcttctatgagaaactagactcaataatctttaatttcatattttattcatcctctaattcgatctctacaatttttggtgatttttcaaaattggactactgctgctgtccaaaactgttttaatgtatgatgttaattaccatttttccctaaactttcaataaatgatattttcatccctgctcaattaacctctcaattgagctgatttttctcaattaacattttatcccatcactttaaactactttataacctttggaaatcagaattttagcactagactttaattccaaaccttttcacaattaggtcctataAATCAAtctctattgaaattacctaataaaatcatttcataaacaaattaaagcttcactttcatgctatttcatcatgaacttacagcactcaaccatagtgactttcaatttcatccatgaaatcaaaaactaatgaatttagtaataggacttagttgtaaaagtcttagaaacacaaaaattataagaaaaaagcAAGGATTAACttacttggtgcaaaaattatgaaaaaccagcttgaagaaacccttaggacgtttttggctgatgagagtgcagaaaatatgaagagaattctagatattccactttagtcctatttttaaagtaatttttgcaatattccaattttacccttaattcttcaattctcctgatttttctcaacttatgccgcccaaaatatattcttttgtgattatttgcaatttatgtccctcctcatttaacaattgagctatttaatccttctagtaacttttacaccttttcaatttagtcctttttacataattgatatccaaacattaaaattttctaacgaaatttttataccatattactaatatttcataattatttataaaattatttttgactcggttttacgagatcaaggtctcgataccttatttttacccaatttcttcaataatttctttttctaactaacccctaaatcggtaaaatttttctatcgatattttcatacgattttcctatcgtatcaatattcatgcaaaaatattaaaataaatttctctttaaatcggatttgtggttacgaaaccactattccgatagccttgaatttaggccattacagtataaattattgatacattggactaatttgaatgttgagtttgtgcatgataagggaataatgtattgaatgtatgtatgaatgtttattgcattgtatttaaaatattaggtaagtataattcttgttacatgagcttactaagcacaaagtgcttaccctgtttctttttcccctattttgtagtgttaagagctcagaggtcggatttggtcggagacgtatcacactatcaacctcaagatctcggtatataaagaaactttatttttggaaatcaatggcatgtataagctagtaaagtagatgttatatgaaatgaatgtatggttagccattggtatggctaacaaattttgattttggcatgtgatgagattatcttatgaatacaataaatctatcttgaaaatatgttgaaatggattggttgtgttggcTTGGTCTCGATTTAAAATTTGCAAGGaggattagatatttataaaggggttatattgagtttaaaaaaatcagtaaaatctggtaatacctcgtatcctattccggcgacggatacgggtaaggggtgttacaaactttgacCAAGTCTCAACAATAATTAACGTAACACTTCAAAAATCTTGATTTTAATGTTGCTGACActtcaaatagtaaaattttctGAAAGTAAGAGTTTATCGATcgaataataatagtaaaataacaaGACATTGGGCAATAAAGAATGAATAGTAAAATTTTcgtaaagattaaattgaaaatttgtgaaAGATGGATTAAAAGTGCAAATTGACTTCTTTCACACCTGACAGATCGGTGCTGAGTCCCGATTATCCGATATATTAAGTCAAAATTGTGGTTTTTTGAAAGGATCACCTTTTGTTTCATTGAAAGGAAGGCTAATGCAGCTGCACATGCTTTGGCAAGAGAAGGGTGTCGATTTTTGGAGCCACGGTACTAGATGACGGCCATAGAATTGCACAGGTGGTTTTCTCGAAGCTAATTTGTGCCCTTAACAGCTTTGGGTTTTGGAGATTCTTCTATCTTTACTCCAAATGTGTTCCAAAAAATTCTCTCTTTGTGGTTTTTCAAGGATCTATTCATGCAACAATATTTGAGTTGGTTTTAGGGGGGTTTGACCTGGACAAATGTTTCTTCAATTCATTTAAGTTTAGATAACTATTTGTTCAAGTTCTTCCTAGATGtggtttttaaaataattataatttttttaaaaaatattatcatgTTAGTATGAGGTACATGTGGCAACACCATGTGTTAGTGTCTGATTtgtcatttttttagtagagggaaTAAAATGCAAACTAACTCCTAATATTGGAGCCTCCATGGTACTCATCATTTATTTTCAAATCACTTacataaaaaaaagtgaaaaagtcaAATCATCACTTAACTAAacatatggatgaaattttttaaagaatgGTCAATTTGCCCATGTTTTCTAACGTATAAGGGCTAATTGCCCTCTTTTGAGTAGAGGGAAAAAATTACAATCCACCTTCTATTGTCACAGCACTAGATCATTAGTCTCACAATCTGTGCGGCCTTAAATGATTTCTTCGCTTCAAATACGCCTAAGTCAGCTGAACTCCCGAAATTGAGGATTCTCACAAAATCCCACTGATGCACCAATGCAAGGCGAAAACAACTCAATAAAAGGCAAAAGCACAAGAGTTTTAAGTGAATGCTctcaaagaattctattactcaagAATGAAATGATTATAATGAGGAGGAGAGGCGTCTATTTATTGTTAATCCTCCCCAAAATCAACGGTACAAATTAAAGTACATCAATGGTCAAGATTAAAAGCTAACtacaaaatcaaatctctaagatttaTAGAATCAAATCTTCTAAGATTATAAATCCTCTACGATTGCATATTTTCGAAGATTATGTCTCATATTTGTCATGCTTTGTAGATGGACATTTAATCTCTCCAAGCAACGTGTTAATCCTGTTGGGCCATGTGACCCCTCGTGAACAAGATGGATCAATCAAATGTGTCATGGTTACAGGTTCCCTTGCGCAATCCATGACACTAGTACAAGAgtctttataatatttttatctaagtaaattttatgataatttcATTTATCTCTTACAGTTGAAGTTTTGTACCCCTACAAATAAGCGATGTAATGATTAGATTGAGAGATTGAGTGCACAATTTAGTTCAATTTAGAAATATctcatatgtattatttttatctttgaCTCATAAGTGATATGCTTTCTACTTgctgaaaatatattgaaatcttaaatCATTATTTGTACCATGTATTTTATGAGtagtattttttaaagtaaagcctaataattttttttgaattataatttatttgtttataccAATAAGTGCGCCCTGTCACACTGCACTATCAATTTGGTATTTTcagtatgaaatgaaatgtaagCACAGTTATAGGCTTCCTCTTGTATTTGCTACTCTCAATTTTATCACCATTTTAGTCTTGAAAGAGGGATTTTGCCCCCACTACAGGCTGTAAGAACTTGAAGCAATAATATCATTTAGCACTCACCACATAAATGCCAATCACCGCTGCATCTTTTCACGGCCTTTTTTTCTCAGACAAAACAAGTCATTACTCATTATTACCAATAATGTTAAAACAAGAAACTTATTTCTCCAAATCCCTGAATAAAGCTCCAATAAATCAAAAACACTAGATTCACAACCTGAACCTCCCCCCCCCCAAACAATTTCCTACATTGTTCAGTATCAATTTGGTATCTTCAGTATGAAATGCAATGTAAGCACAGTTATAGACTTCCTCTTCTATTGTATTTGCCACTCTCAATTTTATCACCATTTTAGTCTTAAAAGAGGGATTTTGTCCCCACTACAGGCTGTAAGCACTTGAAGCAATAATGTCATTCAGCACTCACCACATAAATGCCAATCACCGCTGCATCTTTTCACGGCCTTTTTTTTCTCAGACAAAACAAGTCATTACTCATTATTACCCAAAATGTTCAAACAAGAAACTTATTTCTCCAAATCCCTGAAAAAGATTCACAAACTGAACCTCCCCCCACAATTTGCTACATTGTTCATGCAGATGCGGAACCCCTTCTATAACAGAAATCAAAGCCATACCAAACCCCATTAGGAATAAAGACATTGTAATTAAATGTGGCAGCTTTGGTATAATATCCGTACACAGTCACGCTCTCTGGCTTCCAACCATCATATCCACTCCTGTAGAGGTAAAGATAGCAAATCTGGTATGTGCAAGGACCCTTTATTTGAAATGTATCAGTTGAACAGCTTTCAAATGTTCTCGAGTATGGATCATCCAGCCTTGGTGCATACACCTATTCAATTCAAACAATACTCTGTTTTAAGAAAATGGCTCCCCCCTCCCCTTTACCAATTTCATTGATTCCACTGAAAAAGCATTTAGCAGTTGAAATGTGATGGTCCAATAAGGGCAATTAAAACATACCTGATTCCCATAAGCATCGCCAAATGCAAGACTGATCTGATCTCTTGTGTAGGTAGTTGAAGAACAGCTTGTCCTTATTGATACTGTGTAAGTGCAGCTCCCGACATTCTATCAAAGGAACGATGTAAAACAGTATGTTTTAGAAGTTAAATGAAACAACCCATAAAAATTGACACTATATTTGTCTTTTCCCTCATAAACTTCCTGGAAATTTCATGAACAGGGGAATCTGTAACACTGAAGTTTCCCAGCAAGATTTGCTCAAAGAAACTCTCACCAAAACAATCTAATAATCGAAGATGTTTTCAAGGCATGTATGGATATTAATCACTTGGGAAATGCTACATATTAGTGGAATGAGTTGGAAAAGAAGCAGAAGGAAGAGATCAATCTAATCGGAGACATAATCATACCTGGGTTGCATTGACCTTGAAGGATTCAAGAGGCTGAGGCTGAAGCAGTGGAAGGATGCGCTTACCATCAgctatggtgaagaagatgaaagtCAAGGGGAGCAAATAGATCACTGCTCTCATCATCTTCCAAGTCACTATTTTCTGTGAAGAGGAGAAAAACTAGCATCTATCTGGGTAACAAACTCCTACCGGATATATAATCTAAATgattgaccaaaaattatatatttagattaaaatatgctattagcccctgtactttgaaaattttttatatttagtctttacccttaaaattttaaaatttaagtcctcctagtttttttatttaaaaatatcagtCCAGTCATTAAAATCGTaagtattttttatcaaaatttatcaatttggaAATTAATTAGGTTGCcctcatataacataaattaaatatataaaatagacaaattttGACTGAAACTACCAACTCATTATGATGATTggactaagatttttaaattgaaaaagtaagagggttgaatttttaacttttaaagca
The genomic region above belongs to Gossypium hirsutum isolate 1008001.06 chromosome D05, Gossypium_hirsutum_v2.1, whole genome shotgun sequence and contains:
- the LOC107906486 gene encoding embryo-specific protein ATS3B, whose translation is MMRAVIYLLPLTFIFFTIADGKRILPLLQPQPLESFKVNATQNVGSCTYTVSIRTSCSSTTYTRDQISLAFGDAYGNQVYAPRLDDPYSRTFESCSTDTFQIKGPCTYQICYLYLYRSGYDGWKPESVTVYGYYTKAATFNYNVFIPNGVWYGFDFCYRRGSASA